One stretch of Streptococcus australis DNA includes these proteins:
- a CDS encoding suppressor of fused domain protein, translating to MEYNKKEIARKLLDDVGGTPRVYAFKDESGKEIDIFCGDDSPIEHVSSYSTVGLSDYTLNKKIDDKSLRAEIIGSTDSRNDLFPNIISDCAFKVMDGSSPCMPGTVFLNAIDNYYLDSNMKHMLLTIPFLWEIHDLEFDHEYVTWLFAVPISESEYHFFVENGYQKLEMLFEKKQIDIYDLNRSPVV from the coding sequence ATGGAATATAATAAAAAAGAGATAGCTAGAAAGCTTTTAGATGATGTTGGCGGTACTCCAAGAGTATATGCATTTAAAGATGAATCTGGAAAAGAAATTGACATATTTTGTGGTGATGATTCTCCAATTGAACACGTATCTTCTTACTCCACTGTTGGGTTATCAGACTACACTTTGAACAAAAAGATAGATGATAAATCTTTAAGAGCAGAAATTATTGGTTCAACAGATAGTAGGAATGATTTGTTTCCAAATATAATAAGTGACTGTGCTTTTAAAGTGATGGATGGATCATCTCCTTGTATGCCAGGGACTGTATTTCTAAATGCAATAGATAATTATTATCTAGATTCTAATATGAAGCACATGTTATTGACTATCCCATTTTTATGGGAGATACACGATTTGGAATTTGATCATGAATATGTAACTTGGTTGTTTGCAGTTCCGATTTCTGAGTCGGAGTACCATTTTTTTGTTGAGAATGGGTATCAAAAATTAGAAATGTTATTTGAAAAAAAACAAATAGATATTTATGATTTAAATCGTAGTCCTGTGGTTTAG
- a CDS encoding enhanced serine sensitivity protein SseB C-terminal domain-containing protein, which produces MNVKDSLQRFSSNRTEKNREQLLSNLEKSSLFVPVRWIDEQTFRVLHIQDVAGNFYLPILTSLDEQLPPIHDQDSLRLETVRLADCIQLLQSNQDIEELVINPMSDNVTVSSSVLRGQSNLTNHQVSFGIPSKDYSWLTKPMTLFLQRKTNVRCAYLLMIVRENQPIATIVVDGEEKDCIGIFNYLNRQQYSEIIDILPLQTDFSKEIIKGIAPFYSVESL; this is translated from the coding sequence ATGAACGTCAAAGATAGTTTACAACGTTTTTCATCAAATAGAACAGAAAAAAATAGGGAACAGCTTCTTTCAAATTTGGAGAAAAGTTCACTTTTTGTTCCAGTAAGATGGATTGATGAGCAGACGTTTCGTGTTCTTCATATCCAAGATGTGGCGGGAAATTTTTATCTGCCTATTTTGACAAGTTTAGATGAGCAATTGCCACCTATACACGATCAAGACTCTCTTAGGTTAGAGACTGTTCGTCTAGCTGATTGTATCCAGTTACTTCAATCTAACCAAGATATAGAAGAACTTGTTATCAATCCAATGTCTGATAATGTCACTGTTTCTTCTTCTGTACTACGAGGACAGTCTAATCTAACAAACCATCAAGTATCATTTGGAATTCCTAGTAAGGACTATTCATGGTTAACAAAGCCGATGACTTTGTTTTTACAGAGGAAAACAAATGTGAGGTGCGCATATTTGTTGATGATTGTTAGAGAAAATCAACCTATAGCAACGATTGTTGTAGATGGGGAAGAAAAGGATTGTATTGGTATATTTAATTATTTAAATCGCCAGCAATATTCTGAAATAATTGATATTCTTCCGTTACAGACAGATTTTTCAAAAGAGATTATTAAAGGGATTGCTCCTTTTTATAGTGTGGAAAGTCTATAA
- a CDS encoding T7SS effector LXG polymorphic toxin yields MGFYVDIAELQKAQEAYMKMVATAQSQLDTAKNGMNAIITSNSMHGEVGKAITNEINNVHNPVIVGLKNSLEFLGSEFSKTITDFQNLVGETSATAVLAEETLDDAVKKLNEADEKHKVMDTNFKSIYDGISSLYRLSAPLSSTFYTNTQTARKYVQDTKNKVNAFDKMMTTSSTEQLFSTLSSQMAAAGRVKSLSYSDPVLTNFVAHEELGKAIYELDQQYAKAKAEAIEAAKRKAEQEAAEREASYRRHHPIQAWLKDRSNEIGSWWGDVVEGTRNLPLPQGIKDSLLFAEGFIGAAGSMVSETAIGAVDLTQIIGIASIDGVNRLTGGQTPEWMKRDLQGTADNLSSLAELGVGTYTALTDPGAAQRGQDPNASYADKAAYRAQETGKALWDKVTHMDAYDAGGLTFEIASLFVGPAAVGKMAKGTKLGAKAAEMISLAKNSTKARILANVEKWGSKVDNILAKSNNVIGKFGEKLLDTRIPVGIRKEAVAFAGGMGSMPTFSVESRTLRDVMHFSSKHADDVARGVGGSGKAERVTQAVNNMSEFFETDFGKKIRGSLRKTKKQYDGQSVYEVTKDIDDILKKGDKLYLDGRHKDHFEVFNKRGKVKDVLNLDGTSNSKKFNLASGRRFK; encoded by the coding sequence ATGGGATTTTATGTAGATATTGCGGAGCTTCAGAAAGCCCAAGAGGCCTATATGAAGATGGTCGCAACTGCTCAGAGTCAGTTGGATACCGCTAAAAATGGGATGAATGCCATCATCACCAGTAATTCCATGCATGGAGAAGTTGGGAAAGCGATTACGAATGAAATCAATAATGTTCATAACCCCGTGATTGTCGGCTTAAAGAATAGCTTAGAATTTCTAGGTTCTGAGTTTTCCAAGACGATCACGGATTTTCAGAATCTTGTTGGCGAAACCTCTGCAACCGCAGTTCTAGCAGAAGAGACTTTGGATGATGCGGTCAAGAAGCTAAATGAAGCCGATGAGAAACACAAGGTCATGGATACCAATTTCAAGAGTATCTATGATGGTATTTCGAGTCTCTATCGTCTGAGTGCTCCCTTAAGCAGCACCTTCTATACCAATACCCAAACAGCCCGGAAGTATGTTCAGGATACGAAGAATAAGGTAAATGCCTTTGATAAGATGATGACAACCAGCAGTACGGAGCAACTTTTTAGTACTTTAAGTAGCCAGATGGCAGCTGCTGGAAGAGTGAAGAGTCTGAGTTATAGTGATCCTGTTTTAACTAACTTTGTGGCGCATGAAGAACTCGGTAAAGCGATTTATGAGCTGGATCAGCAGTATGCGAAAGCCAAGGCAGAAGCGATTGAGGCTGCTAAACGCAAGGCAGAACAAGAAGCCGCTGAGCGAGAAGCTTCTTATCGCCGTCATCACCCCATCCAAGCTTGGCTGAAGGATCGCTCGAATGAGATTGGTTCCTGGTGGGGAGATGTCGTTGAGGGCACACGGAATCTACCGCTTCCTCAAGGGATAAAGGATTCCCTCCTGTTTGCGGAAGGTTTTATTGGTGCAGCTGGAAGTATGGTTTCAGAGACTGCTATCGGAGCTGTAGATTTGACTCAGATCATTGGTATTGCCAGTATTGATGGCGTCAATCGCCTAACAGGAGGTCAAACTCCAGAGTGGATGAAGCGGGACTTGCAAGGAACGGCAGATAACCTGTCTAGCCTTGCGGAGTTAGGAGTGGGAACTTACACTGCTCTGACGGATCCAGGTGCGGCTCAGCGTGGCCAGGATCCCAATGCCAGCTATGCGGATAAGGCGGCTTATCGTGCTCAAGAGACAGGAAAAGCCCTCTGGGATAAGGTCACCCACATGGATGCCTATGATGCAGGAGGCTTGACCTTTGAGATTGCCAGTCTTTTTGTCGGTCCAGCAGCTGTAGGTAAGATGGCTAAGGGCACGAAACTCGGAGCTAAGGCAGCTGAGATGATTAGCTTAGCCAAGAACAGTACCAAAGCAAGAATTCTCGCAAATGTTGAAAAATGGGGATCAAAGGTTGACAATATCCTAGCGAAGAGCAATAATGTCATTGGGAAATTTGGGGAGAAATTATTAGATACCCGAATCCCAGTTGGCATTCGTAAAGAGGCAGTTGCCTTTGCGGGAGGTATGGGCTCAATGCCTACCTTCAGCGTTGAGAGTAGGACTCTGCGTGATGTAATGCACTTCTCAAGCAAACATGCGGATGATGTGGCGCGAGGTGTAGGTGGTTCTGGGAAAGCGGAGCGAGTCACACAAGCTGTCAATAATATGTCTGAGTTTTTTGAGACCGACTTTGGAAAAAAGATTAGGGGCAGTCTTAGAAAGACGAAGAAACAATATGACGGGCAAAGTGTTTATGAGGTGACTAAAGATATAGATGATATTTTGAAAAAAGGAGATAAGTTGTACTTAGATGGTCGGCATAAAGATCATTTTGAGGTATTCAATAAAAGAGGTAAAGTAAAGGATGTTCTTAATCTTGATGGAACTTCTAATAGTAAAAAATTTAATTTAGCTTCTGGGAGGAGATTTAAATGA
- a CDS encoding polymorphic toxin type 15 domain-containing protein, whose protein sequence is MGFYVDIAELQKAQEVYMKMVATAQSQLDTAKNGMNAIITSNSMHGEVGKAITNEINNVHNPVIVGLKNSLEFLGSEFSKTITDFQNLVGETSATAVLAEETLDDAVKKLNEADEKHKVMDTNFKSIYDGTSSLYHLSAPLSSTFYTNTQTARKYVQDTKNKVNAFDKMMTTSSTEQLFNALSSQMAAAGRVKSLSYSDPILTDFVAHEELGKAIYELDQQYAKAKAEAIEAAKRKAEQEAAEREASYRRHHPIQAWLKDRSNEIGSWWGDVVEGTRNLPLPQGMKDTLLFAEGFIGAAGSMVSETAIGAVDLTQIIGIASIDGVNRLTDGQTPEWMKRDLQGTTDNLSSLAELGVGTYTALTDPGAAQRGQDPNASYADKAAYRAQETGKALWDKVTHMDAYDAGGLTFEIASLFVGPAAVGKMAKGTKLGAKAAEMIQLAKNSTKARILANVEKWGSKVDNILAKSNNVIGKFGEKLLDTRIPVGIRKEAVAFSGGMGIMPTFSVESRTLRDVMHFSSKHADDVVRGVGGSGEVANRGEDLLQSTKEIQRIEEINVVFKRNPKHDEVEFIRQFKGQEEGLNKLTVKEYFENRKEYIKNGRSSEAKAAQKAARENALADKYNEMLLQGNSRSEAKRIAEDWIKTQAALHDPDMIAGGYATKITGMGDTRINSSLGSQWRSRISEMDQRIRKATEHLLKDDLDKTRLNIKLEYIQR, encoded by the coding sequence ATGGGATTCTATGTAGATATTGCGGAGCTTCAAAAAGCCCAAGAGGTCTATATGAAGATGGTCGCAACTGCTCAGAGTCAGTTGGATACCGCTAAAAATGGGATGAATGCCATCATCACCAGTAATTCCATGCATGGAGAAGTTGGGAAAGCGATTACGAATGAAATCAATAATGTTCATAACCCCGTGATTGTTGGCTTAAAGAATAGCTTAGAATTTCTAGGTTCTGAGTTTTCCAAAACGATCACGGATTTTCAGAATCTTGTTGGCGAAACCTCTGCAACCGCAGTTCTAGCAGAAGAGACTTTGGATGATGCGGTCAAGAAGCTAAATGAAGCCGATGAGAAACACAAGGTTATGGATACTAACTTCAAGAGTATCTATGATGGTACTTCGAGTCTCTATCACCTGAGTGCTCCCTTAAGCAGCACCTTCTATACCAATACCCAGACAGCCCGGAAGTATGTTCAGGATACGAAGAATAAGGTAAATGCCTTTGATAAGATGATGACGACCAGCAGTACTGAGCAACTTTTTAATGCTTTAAGTAGCCAGATGGCGGCTGCTGGAAGAGTGAAGAGTCTGAGTTATAGTGATCCTATTTTGACCGACTTTGTGGCGCATGAAGAGCTCGGGAAAGCGATTTATGAGCTGGATCAGCAGTATGCGAAAGCCAAGGCAGAAGCGATTGAGGCTGCTAAACGCAAGGCAGAACAAGAAGCCGCTGAGCGAGAAGCTTCTTATCGCCGTCATCACCCCATCCAAGCCTGGCTGAAGGATCGCTCGAATGAGATTGGTTCCTGGTGGGGCGATGTCGTTGAGGGAACACGAAATCTACCGCTTCCTCAAGGGATGAAGGATACACTCCTGTTTGCGGAAGGTTTTATTGGTGCAGCTGGAAGTATGGTTTCAGAGACTGCCATCGGAGCTGTAGATTTGACTCAGATCATTGGTATTGCCAGTATTGATGGCGTCAATCGCTTAACAGACGGTCAAACTCCAGAGTGGATGAAGCGGGACTTGCAAGGAACGACAGATAACCTGTCTAGCCTTGCGGAGTTAGGAGTAGGAACTTACACTGCTCTGACGGATCCAGGAGCGGCTCAGCGTGGTCAGGATCCCAATGCTAGCTATGCGGATAAGGCGGCTTATCGTGCTCAAGAGACAGGAAAAGCCCTCTGGGATAAAGTCACCCATATGGATGCCTATGACGCAGGAGGCTTGACCTTTGAGATTGCCAGTCTTTTTGTCGGTCCAGCAGCTGTAGGGAAGATGGCTAAGGGCACGAAACTCGGAGCTAAGGCAGCTGAGATGATTCAGTTAGCCAAGAACAGTACCAAAGCAAGAATTCTCGCAAATGTTGAAAAATGGGGATCAAAGGTTGACAATATCCTAGCGAAGAGCAATAATGTCATTGGGAAATTTGGGGAGAAATTATTAGACACTCGAATCCCAGTTGGCATTCGTAAAGAGGCAGTTGCCTTTTCGGGAGGTATGGGAATCATGCCTACCTTCAGCGTTGAGAGTAGGACTCTGCGTGATGTAATGCACTTCTCAAGCAAACATGCGGATGATGTAGTGAGAGGTGTAGGTGGTTCTGGAGAAGTAGCAAACAGGGGAGAAGATTTATTACAATCAACTAAAGAGATTCAAAGAATTGAGGAGATTAACGTAGTATTTAAACGTAATCCGAAACATGATGAAGTCGAGTTTATTCGTCAATTTAAAGGACAAGAAGAAGGTTTAAACAAATTAACTGTAAAAGAGTATTTTGAAAATAGGAAAGAATACATCAAAAACGGACGTTCATCGGAAGCTAAAGCTGCTCAAAAAGCTGCCAGAGAAAATGCTCTAGCAGATAAATACAACGAGATGTTGCTACAAGGGAATTCTCGTTCAGAAGCTAAGCGCATTGCTGAGGACTGGATAAAAACACAAGCTGCTTTGCATGATCCAGATATGATAGCCGGCGGTTATGCTACTAAAATTACAGGTATGGGAGATACTCGTATTAATTCTTCTCTAGGATCTCAATGGCGTTCAAGAATAAGCGAAATGGATCAGCGAATACGTAAAGCAACTGAACATCTTTTAAAAGATGATTTGGATAAAACAAGGCTCAATATTAAATTGGAATATATACAGAGGTGA
- a CDS encoding T6SS immunity protein Tdi1 domain-containing protein — protein sequence MLDDFIKVMAMPQDVVEKYRTMVPDELIQIWQNQGIGTFLGGYLKIINPEEYRDLLDSTYFRGDLAVPIFVTAFGDIITFEENRYLRLVKYKDGVFEIILENFLFFLKFLKDEDFQKDYFEIDLYKSALKQYGDLDYDYCFGFVPLLGLGGQKTVENIDKVKIKEHIYIISELVGNIGM from the coding sequence ATGTTAGATGATTTTATAAAAGTTATGGCGATGCCTCAGGATGTAGTTGAAAAATACCGTACTATGGTACCAGATGAATTGATTCAAATTTGGCAAAATCAAGGTATAGGAACTTTTTTAGGAGGATATTTAAAAATTATTAATCCTGAGGAATATAGAGATTTGTTGGATTCAACATACTTCCGTGGGGACTTAGCAGTTCCAATATTTGTGACAGCATTCGGTGATATTATAACATTTGAAGAAAATAGATATTTAAGGCTTGTAAAGTACAAAGATGGAGTATTTGAAATCATTTTGGAAAACTTTCTATTTTTCTTGAAATTCTTGAAGGATGAAGATTTTCAGAAGGATTATTTTGAAATTGATTTATATAAAAGTGCATTGAAACAATACGGAGACTTAGATTATGATTATTGCTTTGGATTTGTCCCATTGCTTGGTTTAGGTGGACAGAAGACTGTGGAAAATATAGATAAGGTAAAAATAAAAGAGCATATTTATATTATTTCGGAGCTTGTTGGAAATATTGGGATGTGA
- a CDS encoding immunity 22 family protein: protein METDNTVSIWIGNFKNLTELENYIDLTYDDEGEIVVSDFFNDFKIDINDIDEDLIEKAVLPNEINDISIILRTASYEEQLLCELNALESLTINKGNAVVLLYNYAYDGSVKSSDYLNFITSVDYR from the coding sequence ATGGAAACAGACAATACGGTATCTATTTGGATAGGTAATTTCAAAAATTTAACTGAGTTAGAAAATTATATTGATCTAACTTATGATGATGAGGGAGAGATCGTTGTTTCTGATTTTTTCAACGATTTTAAGATAGATATTAATGATATAGATGAAGATTTAATTGAAAAAGCAGTTTTGCCAAATGAAATAAACGATATATCTATTATTTTGCGCACTGCTTCCTATGAGGAACAGTTGTTGTGTGAATTGAACGCATTAGAGAGTCTGACTATAAATAAAGGCAATGCAGTTGTACTACTCTATAACTATGCTTATGATGGCTCTGTAAAATCCTCAGATTATTTAAATTTCATTACGAGTGTAGATTATAGATAA
- a CDS encoding TNT domain-containing protein: MTQPANLKAGDIIDRYGHPYGKFTSPVREEEIIAFNKRGLPYPEGYQDYHQYRVMHDLTEENIINAFKTASSEVKESLIDAMENRGFSLSDLANIQQGEIAKVFGAGGGTQIQLGNSLKYYEDLGLLKEVIK; this comes from the coding sequence ATTACTCAACCTGCAAATTTAAAAGCAGGTGATATTATAGATCGTTATGGTCATCCATATGGAAAATTTACTAGTCCGGTGAGGGAGGAAGAGATTATCGCGTTTAACAAACGTGGTTTACCTTATCCAGAAGGCTACCAAGATTACCACCAATATAGAGTAATGCATGATTTGACAGAAGAAAATATAATAAATGCTTTTAAAACAGCTTCATCAGAAGTTAAAGAAAGCTTAATTGATGCAATGGAAAACCGGGGATTTTCTTTGTCAGATCTGGCTAATATTCAACAAGGAGAAATTGCAAAAGTCTTTGGAGCAGGTGGAGGAACTCAGATACAACTAGGGAATTCTTTGAAGTATTATGAAGATTTAGGTTTATTAAAAGAGGTGATAAAATGA